The following are encoded in a window of Amycolatopsis lexingtonensis genomic DNA:
- a CDS encoding cellulose binding domain-containing protein, translating to MTRRWLPALGLAAAAATIGAMFVIAPANAAGGVSATFTKGSDWGTGYEGKYTINNGSGSTLPSWTVEFDLPSGAKISSLWDGSYTASGQHVTVKNTWNGNVANGGSASFGFNVAYSGSYTAPSNCKLNGGSCDAGGTPPTTTTPPTTTTPPTTTTPPPPGGRGAPYLYMGWGSPPNPQTVMNATGVKWFTMAFINASGGCNPAWDSSRPLSGSADATAISQIKAAGGQVVPSFGGWSGNKLGPNCSTPAALAGAYQQVINAYGLKAIDIDIENSDEFENEAVQDRILGALKIVKQNNPGIQTILTFGTSTTGPNYYGNRLIDQSKALGANVDVFTIMPFDFGGGANMYNSTVSAANGLRDKLKSTFGWSDATAYAHLGISGMNGLSDQQELTDLSTWTQITNWAKTNKIARLAFWSVNRDRGCPGGGVQSACSGIAQNDWDFTKVTAGF from the coding sequence GTTGCCCGCGCTCGGGCTGGCGGCCGCGGCCGCGACGATCGGCGCGATGTTCGTGATCGCTCCGGCGAACGCGGCGGGCGGGGTGTCCGCGACCTTCACCAAGGGCTCCGACTGGGGCACCGGGTACGAAGGCAAGTACACGATCAACAACGGTTCGGGGTCGACGCTGCCGAGCTGGACCGTCGAATTCGACCTGCCGAGCGGGGCGAAGATCTCCTCGCTGTGGGACGGCAGCTACACCGCGTCCGGGCAGCACGTCACGGTGAAGAACACGTGGAACGGCAACGTCGCCAACGGCGGTAGCGCGAGCTTCGGCTTCAACGTGGCGTACTCGGGTTCGTACACGGCGCCGTCGAACTGCAAGCTGAACGGAGGTTCGTGCGACGCCGGGGGTACACCCCCCACGACCACGACGCCTCCTACGACGACGACCCCGCCGACGACGACCACACCGCCCCCGCCGGGTGGTCGCGGTGCGCCCTACCTGTACATGGGCTGGGGCAGCCCGCCGAACCCGCAGACGGTGATGAACGCGACCGGGGTCAAGTGGTTCACCATGGCGTTCATCAACGCCTCCGGTGGCTGCAACCCGGCGTGGGACAGCAGCCGTCCGCTTTCCGGCAGCGCCGACGCCACCGCGATCTCGCAGATCAAGGCGGCGGGCGGCCAGGTCGTCCCGTCGTTCGGCGGCTGGAGCGGGAACAAGCTGGGCCCGAACTGCTCGACGCCGGCCGCGCTGGCCGGTGCGTACCAGCAGGTGATCAACGCGTACGGGCTGAAGGCGATCGACATCGACATCGAGAACTCCGACGAGTTCGAGAACGAGGCCGTGCAGGACCGCATCCTGGGCGCGCTCAAGATCGTCAAGCAGAACAACCCGGGGATCCAGACGATCCTGACGTTCGGCACGTCGACGACCGGCCCCAATTACTACGGGAACCGGCTCATCGACCAGTCGAAGGCCTTGGGTGCGAACGTGGACGTGTTCACGATCATGCCGTTCGACTTCGGCGGCGGCGCGAACATGTACAACAGCACGGTGAGCGCGGCGAACGGCTTGCGCGACAAGCTCAAGTCGACGTTCGGGTGGTCCGACGCCACGGCGTACGCCCACCTCGGCATCTCGGGCATGAACGGCCTGTCCGACCAGCAGGAGCTGACGGACTTGTCGACCTGGACCCAGATCACCAACTGGGCCAAGACGAACAAGATCGCCCGCCTGGCGTTCTGGTCGGTCAACCGCGACCGGGGTTGCCCCGGTGGCGGCGTCCAGTCGGCGTGCAGCGGCATCGCCCAGAACGACTGGGACTTCACCAAGGTGACGGCGGGCTTCTGA
- a CDS encoding DUF6186 family protein has protein sequence MSTRIVTELGFGLIVLAAIGLGVASHLAPKRVPKLTSVLAVVMRRRSARIAFVLAWWWVGWHFFVGR, from the coding sequence ATGAGCACCCGGATCGTCACCGAGCTGGGCTTCGGGCTGATCGTCCTGGCCGCGATCGGCCTGGGCGTGGCCAGTCACCTGGCCCCGAAGCGGGTGCCGAAGCTGACGAGCGTCCTGGCCGTGGTGATGCGGCGCCGGAGCGCGCGGATCGCGTTCGTGCTGGCCTGGTGGTGGGTCGGCTGGCACTTCTTCGTCGGGCGTTGA